Part of the uncultured Tolumonas sp. genome is shown below.
TGCGAGCATGTATTTCACCTGCGGGCCAAGTAAAACCACCTGATACTTGGCGACCTGTTCATCAAACTCCGCTGCCCCGAAGGCTTTAATTTCCACGGGCAACTGACGTTTTTCTGCTTCAGCGAGCATTTTTTTCACCAGCAAACTGGTCGACATGCCCGCTGAACAACACAGCATGATTTTGTTCATTTCCAACTCCTCAACAGCAACTCAACGCAGGCACTATATGCTTGAGGAAATAAATGGGAAACCGGTTACCCATGGTTTCATATTTCCTTTGTGAATTGGATCACTGTTACGCCGGATCATGGCATCAGAAATGTGATCCAGCTTGGATCTTCTATGATGTAAGCGGTTGCCACAGGTGTCAGGGATTGCTTTTGGAGGTAAAGCGGCTAGTCTGCCAACGGATAAAATTAACGATGAGGCAGCAATGGGTTCCTACTGGATGCAGTTGATGGTGTCGGCGATAGAACAATGGATGACACCGCTGGCGCGTTATCTGACGAAAAGCCGCTATCTGGTTGCCCTGCGCGATGGTTTCCAGCTCGCCATGCCGTTTGTCATTGTGGGCAGTATCTGCGTGCCATTGCTGTACCCGCCTTTTTTACCGGATAGCACCAATTGGCTGGCGATCATCTGGAACCACGTTTCTATCGACTATCGCGCAGTCTGGTTACCGCCTTATCAAATTACAATGGGTCTGATCTCGCTGCTGGTCTCTTTCGGCGCGGCGGCCAGTCTGGCGAAAAGTTATGGTTTACCTGAGCGGCTGTCTGGTTTAACTGGTTCTGTTAGCTTTATGTTATTGGCGGGTTTTTATCAAAATGGTGGTGTCGATGCCCGTTATCTGGGCGGCATGGGCTTATTTACTGCCATCATTGCGGCTATCTATTCCATTGAAATAATACGCTTTTTCTATCAACGTAATTGGACTATCCGCGTGCCGGATGAAGTGCCAAAAATCACCTCCAGCGGCTTTCTGCTGATTATTCCGCTGTTTTTTATCCTGATCAGTCTGACGTTGCTTAACTTGCTGTTGCAACAACACTTCGGGGCTGTGTTCCCTGAGTTGGTCGAAAAAATATTCCGCCCGATGATTATTGCATCCGACAGTTTACCTGCCGTTTGGTTGTCGTTATTGGTGTGCAATTTACTTTGGTTTATGGGGATTCATGGAGCCTTGATTGTTACAGGCATCATGTATCCATTCTGGATGTCGAACATATTGGATAATCAGGCGGCATTGGCAGCCGGGCAGGTCTTACCGCATATCTATGTGCATGCATTCTGGGATTTTTATCTGCTGATTGGTGGCGTTGGTTCAACACTGCCGCTGGCGTTTATGGCATTACGTAGCCGTTCACTGCAACTACGTTCTGCCGGCAAACTGGGTTTGTTGCCGTCGCTGTTTAATATCAATGAGCCGATCCTGTTTGGTTTTCCAGTTATCATGAACCCATTGTTTTTAGTACCCTTTCTGTTTGCTCCGCTGTTTAATGCCACCTTAGCTTGGTATCTGACCGATTGGGGCTGGCTGGATCGTTTTGTTGCTATTTTACCCTGGTCGATGCCATCACCGATTGGTGCTGCCTGGTCGGCCAATGGCAGCTGGCGTACGGCACTGATGAGCCTGTTTGCTTTCACTAATGCCTGGATCATCTATTACCCGTTCTTCAAAGTGCATGAACGTCTACTGTTAGAAAATAAGCGGGCTGTAATGCAGAAAAAGGGTTATTAAGCTACAATAATGATTGTTCTGGAAATCGGTTTCCAATTTAAGCATTTAATCGCAGTACAAAATTTGACATACTGTAAGCAGTATTTTCAGAGGCAAAGAACATGACCACGATTATTGATGTATGTAAGTTGGCCAATGTATCTAAAGCAACCGTCTCCCGGGTCTTAAGTGGTAACCGTAAGGTAAAAGAAGATACCCGCGATGTGGTGATGCGTGCCGTGGAACAGCTCAACTATCGCCCCAACCAATTGGCACAGACGCTGGCGACCAAAGTCAGTAATACGGTTGGCGTGGTCACTAATGGCCTGACCGATAGTCAGCTGGGGCAGATGTTGCGTCAGCTCGATGCGGTGTTGTGGGGGCAGGGACGTAGTTTTATTCTCGCCAATGGCGTCGAAGGTAGCACCTCTCTGGCTGATAAATTGGCCTTTCTGGCTTCCCGCCACTGCGATGCGATTTTGTTGTTAGGTAAAAATTACGATCAACGCTGGTTCGATGAACTGGATGCCGGCAATTTACCACCCTTGCTCACCATGAATCTGGCGTTGGAAGATGTGGATGGTGTGCAATTTGATCAGGCACTGACCGCGGAGCTGGCCTGCAACTATCTCTATTCCCATGGCCACTCTCAGATCGCGGTGTTGCTGGAATCTGGTAGTGGTGGTGAACACGTGTTGCAAGGTTATCGCCGCGCTTTAGAAAACCGCAGCCTGCCATTTAATAAACAACTGGTGGCACAACATACCGACAGCACGACCGCACTGAGTATGCTGATCAATCGTTATATTCCGTTTACCGCCGTACTGGTGCCGGATGATCACCAGGCGATTGAAGTCATTCGCACCTTGGCGCAATACAACATTCAGGTGCCGCAGGAAGTCTCGGTGATTAGTCTGATGACCGGAATTGAAGGCGAGCGTTATACCCCTGCGATCACTGGTTTTGAAGTACCGGAAGAAAAGATGCTGCAGTCATTATTACGTTTGCTGGATGATGCCATCAAAGGCGGCGGGCAAGGTGGCAGCGATGTTACACGTGAATTTATGGGGCGTCTGGTGATTCGTCAGTCAGTGCGCTCCATGGAATAAGTCTCTTTCCAGCGTCAACGAGATAGTTTATTGCCGATAAAAAACGGGGCTTGCGCCCCGTGAGTTAATTCATATCTAACTTCGCGGCTTGATTATGGTTTCATTTGTTTCTGGTTTATGGCGCCGAGCAGACTTGCTGGAAAACGAATTCCTGGGCCCTAAAAAGCTTCATTCCGATGCCGAACAGCTAACAAATCACGGAATAGAAAGTAATATTTGTTACCTACCTTGTAAGCATCGGGTGGTAAATGTCCGCGTAACCTTTCGGTATTCAGAATGGCTCGTTTCAACTCGATCGTGGTCATCTGAAGAAATCGAGCAGCTTCCAGCGTTTCCAGTACATATTCCTCGTGATTCTTTATTCCATTTTTCATTTTGTTGAGCAACCAGCCTTTCGATACAACAAAAATCATCGTGATTCCTCTTGGTAGCCAATACAAAGCGAGCGGTTAAAAACAGAGGGATCTGGCAGCGCGAAAAGACTCATTTTTCATGTTAAAGAACCACTTATATTGCATCGTTGAAATGAGGCGGGTAGTGGAATCTTTGGCATGGCCGGTCCGTTAATCAACTGTATTAATATGAGCAGGGCGATTGCCAATACGGTCGTCGCCACCATCATCTCTACCAGTGCCATACCATGATAAAAAGTCAGTTTTGTCTCCATGATAACCGCCGGTGAAGTTAATTTTTATGTGGCTCTAATGCCCAGTTACCGATGTCGTCATCTGTACCCGCCTGGCCATCGGGCCCCACAGAGAACACATCAATAGTGCCGTGTTCGCCCGGGCTTAACAGTTGATATTCGTTTTGCCACGGATCTGCTGGCAAGCGTTTGATATAGCCACCTGCTTTGTAATTCCTCGGCGCTGGTTCACTATCCGGTTTGGTTATGAGGGCATTTAACCCCTGATCTGTGCTCGGATATCGGCTATTGTCCAGCTTGTACATATCTAAAGCATTTTCCAGTGCGACGATGTCACTGACGGCTTTCTGGTGATCAGCCTGGTCTTTATTGCCCATTAAATTCGGCACGACCAAACTCGCCAGAATGCCCAAAATTACAATCACCACCATAATTTCCAGCAGTGTAAATCCGCGTTGTTGTTTATATTGCATTTTTACTCTCATCAAAATGGGCACTGAAAGTGATTTACTGTTCGATATGACAACGCCTTAAGGTGTCGCAATTAATGCTTCACTCATGCCTGTCCATGCCGGTTTACGTTGAAAATTGGCATCGAATAACAGGGGCCAGTCGGGTATATGGTAGTAGCCAGGTGTCCAGCTTGTTGCATCGGTTAACCCCCACACGGTAATACCACCACGGAGATCATATGGCACTGTTTCTAGATAGGCGGTGATCACATCACGATAACGCTGTCGTTGTAGCTCCGCTAATTCGGGGGTTAATGTGGCGGCGGTATTATTCGGGTTCATGCGTATATCGAGTTCGGAAATGCGAACTTTTAAGCCCATCGCGACACAACGGCTGAACGCTTGGCGGATATCAGTAACACTGGGCCAGTAACGGTCGATATGTAATTGAAAGCCTATGCCATCAATCGGAATGTTCCGGTTGCGGAAATTGGTCACCATATTCAGCACTGCATCGAGTTTTTTCGGCATCGCTTCGATGTTGTAGTCGTTGTAATACAATTCCGCATCGGGATCTGCTGCATGGGCAAGTACATAGGCCTTGGCGATATAATCACTGATATGAGTCGACCAAATACTGGAACGCGCACTGCCATCATCCAGGAATGCCTCATTAACCACATCCCAACTGCTTATATCGCTGCTGTAATGACTGACTACGGTGGTGATGTGATCTGCGAGCATGGCATCCCAGTCACCGGTGTAATTGCTCATCCAGCTGGGTAGCGCGTTATACCAAACCAGTGTATGGCCATGAATTCTCATGCCATTATCTTTTGCAAATTTGACCAGATAATCAGCATCGCTCCAGTTGTATTGATCCTCTTGCGGATGAATGAACTCTGGTTTCATGACGTTTTCTGCGACCACTGAGCTGAACTCATGTGCAGCCAGATTACGCAGTTGGCTGGCTTGAGGGCTGTAACGGATGCTAGATGCTTGTTCGAAACTGCCGACGGCGAGAGCCACACCGATAGGAATGGTCGTTTGATCTCGAAGCATGGGCGAGGATGGAATGGTCGGCGTAGTCGTCGCGGATTGATCACTTTGCCCGCCACCACAGGCTGCGAGCCCGAGACCTGCGACAATAGCGAGATGTCGTATAAATTTTTGCATGGAAAACCTGTTGCAGAATAGGGTGAATGATGAGGTCCAGTCGAAAGACTGGACCTCATCACCTTTACGGTTAGTGGGTTAGACCACCTTCATCAAGCACACTGGTTGTCCAGAAGAAGGGTGCATTCCAGTTCACGGTCACTTCATTCAAGGTCCACGCACCGATTTCATCTTTCCAGCAGGTCTGGCCTGTGCACTTACCTTTTATCGTTGCTGCAACAGGATCGCTGAAATTGATCGAGTTCGGGCCACCGGAGATAACACCTGGTGGAACGAGTGGTGAAGCCGGATCAACCGGATGCGCCCAGAATCGATGATGTGGATTTTTCAGTGGGCGGAAACCGTAGCCAGATACGTAGGATTGATCCATTGGGTTACGTCCCAGCACATAATCCATAGCATCTGACATGGCTTGCAGGTATTTACGTTCACCGGTGAAGTCATGGGCCAATCCGAGGAAGATACTCCGGTTCATCAGGTTAGAGTTAGAACCCCATGGATATTCAACCGCTTGATACGGAATTAAATACCCCTCTTTCTCGACACCTTGTTGATAACCGTTAGCCGCTGCGATGATCGCTGCACGCGCTTTTTCGATATCTTTCTTGTCTAGTTTATTGGGAACCATGGCGAGCGTAATGGTGCCGGCACTGCTCACACCCTGCCAATAGAGGTCGCCAGTACCTGCTTTGTCGCCTTTCGGCGCTGTCAGGTAGTACGGAGAATTCTGAATGGCTTTTTTGTATTCCGCTTTCCCGGTAGTCGTGAACAACTCGGCGGCTGCCCAGTAAAATTCGTCTTTCAAGTCAGTATCATCATACGGGCCTGAACCCACAAAATTATCGTAGGCATACACATTCGGATGGCGATTGGCGGCCTTCCATGCTTTTTCTGCTGCTTTTAGGCAACGTTCAGCATAGGCCGGATCTTGTTCTTTCCATACCCGAGCCGACTGGGCTGCGGTTGCTGCCATATTGAGTGTGGCGGCTGTGCTTGGATAGCTAAGAAAACGTGGTTGCGGATCTTTGTGCGGTGGCAGTGGCATTCCGGTCCAGGCTTTGTCGGCCACTTTATGGAATACCATGCCAGAGGCATCAATTTCGGTTAGTTTCAGACTCTCTAGGTGCTTGGATTGATCACCCTCTGGCACATAAGTTTTTTTCCCATCAGGCACTTGCATGGCCAGGAAAAAATCCATCATCCAGCGAGATTCATTCAGCAAACCATTGTGTTGATTGCCTTGTTCCGGAATTTTTACTTTGCCATCGGCAAAGGCATTTTTATCACCGGTTTTAGCCAGTTGTTCGCGTTCGTAAAGGTTCATCAGTGTCCAGACAGAGATACCGCCATTGACCACATATTTGCCCTGATCGCCGGCATCGTACCAACCACCGGTGACATCTAATGAGAAGTCACAGCCAGGCCATTGGTTACCTTTGGCATCTTGTGCGTTAAAGCAGGTTACTTTCTCTGGTTTATGACCTGCAGGTCGCGCCAGATCTGGGCGTTGAACATATTTTGACTCAATATCTATGCCGCTACGTTGCTGATAGAAGAAGGAAAGCGCGTCATATTTCATGGTGTGATAAATATCATCGCCAATGTTGAATGGATGACTTTTTTGACCCGCTACTTCCAACACGAGGCCTGTGGCTGGTGTTTCATCTTGGCTAAAGTCTGCGATATGTACAAATTCACCGGAGGCTTCATTTACACCAAATGGTTTGGTTTTGCCTTCCGCCAAGATATCACCTTGCGCATTTAGCAAGTGCCAATCGAGAGGGGTTTTGGAATCGCTGGCAATGGTTGCTCTTTTTTGCGCCTTGGTCAGATAACCAACCTGATTGACCCGAACGGTAGCTAAGTCTGATTTTTTATGAAAACTCGGGCCAACCAAAGAGACGTCACCGACACAAACCGTCGTTGGTGCTTGAGTACCCATCTGGAATTGAAGTTGCGTTTTTTCATCGCTGGCAGAAGGGGTGAATTTAATATCGAAAGGCTTGACCGAATCATTCAGCGCAATGTCTTGCACTATATAGCTGGTATATGGTGCGCCATCATGCTGAACGAGCGCTTTTATATGGACATTTTTTTTGGCCCGCGCGTTGAAATGCAACGTGTAGGTTTGTCCTTTAACGAGAGCGATGCCTGATTGACCGAGAATGACATCCCACGGGTTCGCGCCTGCGTTGGCAAATGTTGCGCATCCCATCTGGTTATCGACTGCCAAAGTTGCACCGGCTGTCCACCAACCATCGGAGCCTTGAGTAAATTTGCCATTGTTCAGCAATTCCTGACTCGGGCCTGCAGATACGCCAGAACTGGCAGCCGGACTATTGCTGGAACTTCCCGGTGCACAACCGTACAAACCGATGAAGCAAGACATGGCCACCGCCAAGGTACTTAGTCGATATATTTTCATTTTTTCCTCTTTGATAGCAGACAGAAAATTGTCGGATCGATTTCTGCCGCCCACTCAATTTACACGGCATCTTGATGAGTTGATATTAAGCTTAGAAATCGATTTCAAGATGTAAGTAACAATACTTGAATCAGTAAATCAAGTTGGCATCAGTGAAATGTGAAGAGTGTGGCAAAAATTGCCAAATTGACGGTGTGTAAATTTTAAAAGCACGCCAAAAGACATCGATTTCAAATCTTGGGTTATTGCGAGATGAACCGTGTTTTTTGTGTTTTATGCTGGGTAATTTTGATAATAAGCCCTGTTTTAGCCCATTAAATAGATTTATATGCGTCTGTTGGTTTTGTTGTTTTTGTCTTTTTTCTTATTGTTTGATGTCGATTTCTTTTGCTTTTGTTTATTTGTGATCTTTCTCTCTATTTATTAATTAGTCGCGGTATTTGTCCTTTTTTATTGCATATTCGCTGGAATGTTAGAACAACTTACGCGTACCATGATAGTTAATTTGCAATCGATTTCATGTTGGGCTGTTTTATCTATAGCCTGATTTGGGATCCCGATAAGTCATGTTATGGATGCGAATATCAGGAGCTAGTGGCAAATGAGAAAGAAAATCGAGCTGGTTAGGTCTGCGGCCTATCTGTTTGTTGGTTGTGGGTTGGCGAGTGGGGTATTGAGTTCAGCATCGGCGGATGTGTTGACTGATGCCCCTTACTTTGCCCAGTGGCCTAAGATCCATAGTGCTATACCCAAAGATCAAAAAATGGAGCAAAACATCAAGGCGTTGCTCAAACAAATGACCTTGGAAGAAAAAGTTGGGCAGATGATCCAGCCGGACTTCCGGGAGGTCACACCAGAAGAAATTACTAAGTACAAGATAGGCTCTGTGCTGAATGGTGGTGGTGGTTGGCCTAACAACAACAAACATGCATCAGCAGCGGATTGGGCTCATCAAGCCGACCAATACTGGCTGGCAGCTGAAGCTGGTTTTAAGGACCGGGGTTTTCGTATTCCCTTCATGTGGGCAACAGATGCGGTGCATGGTCATAACAATGTATTTTCCGCAACGCTGTTCCCGCACAACATCGGCTTAGGTGCGGCTCGCGACCCTGATCTTATCTTCCGTATTGGACAGGCAACTGCACGTGAAGTTGCCGCTACCGGTCTGGATTGGACATTTGCACCAACCGTCGCGGTACCACGAGATGATCGCTGGGGGCGCACTTACGAGGGTTATTCTGAAGATCCGGCAATTGTTTATCACTATGCCGGTCAGATGGTTCGCGGCCTGCAAGGCTCGGCCGACGATCTTCGTGGACAGTACCATGTGATTTCCAACGTGAAACATTTTGTGGGCGATGGTGGTACTCGGGATGGCGTTGACCGGGGTCAAAATTTTTATTCTGAGGAAGCACTACGCAATTTACATGCGATGGGTTATTTCTCCGGCTTGGATGCCGGTGCACAAGTGGTCATGGCATCGTTCAATAGCTGGCAAAATAAGTTAAATCGTGATGTGTTGGCCAATGACAGCGTTGAATACAACGGCAAGTTACACGGCAGTCAATATCTGCTGACCGATGTGCTCAAAGGCAAGATGGGTTTTGATGGCCTGATTGTTTCTGATTGGAACGGCCATAGTGAAATTGCCGGATGTACCATGGGCAGTTGCTTACCAGCCGTGCTGGCTGGGATTGATATCTTTATGGTCACCGCCCGAAAAGACTGGATGGCATTTCGCCAAAGTCTGCTAGATGGCGTGGCTAATCATCAAATACCCATGAGCCGGATCGACGATGCGGTGACACGTATTCTGCGCGTAAAAATGCGCGCTGGTTTGTGGCAAAAACCGGAACCTTCGGCGCGCGAGTTGGCGGGTAAACAGCCTGAATTAGGGGCGGCTGAACATAAAGCGTTGGCCCGCGAAGCGGTGAGCAAATCACTGGTTTTGTTAAAAAATGAGAAAAACATTCTGCCATTAAATCATAACAGCCGAGTGTTAGTTGTTGGTGGTGCGGCAGATGATCTGGGCAAGCAGACTGGCGGATGGAGTCTCACCTGGCAAGGTACTGAAAATAAACGTGCTGACTTCCCTGGCGCACAAAGCATGCTCGATGCGATTCGTAGCACGGTTGGTAAAGATAATGTCTTGGTCGATGCAAAATCACTCGATCTTAAGACTGCTAAGCCGGATGTGGCCATTATGGTCATGGGGGAAGATCCTTATGCCGAATGGTTTGGTGATATTCCTGACAATAAAACACTCGCCTATTCCGAGTTAAAGAGCAGCTATCACGATGATTTGCTGACGTTGAAAAAGTTAAAAGCAGCCGGGATTCCTGTTGTTACCGTGTTGTTCTCCGGGCGCCCATTGTACGTCAATGAAGAAATCAACCTCTCCTCAGCCTTCGTTGCGGCCTGGTTGCCGGGAACTGAAGCCGAAGGGATCACTGATGTATTGTTCAAAAATGATAAAAATCAGGTTGCACATGACTTCCAGGGTCGCCTCTCTTTCTCTTGGCCATTCCTGAAATGTGCGACCACGATCAATCGTACACCAAAAAATATTCCGGACTGGAAACGCCCAAGCTTTGAGCAAGACCCTAATGGTCCTATGGCGCCACTGTTCCCTTATGGATATGGTCTCAGTTATAAACAGGCATCACCGGTCGCGGCTCGGGTCAGCAATTTGGATGCGCTTCCTTTGGATAATCGCAAGTTTGGTTGTAATGAATCCGACCCTGCCAAGTTGGCTGCTGCCGATAAAGTCATGGAGTTGTTTGGACCAAAAGCGAGCGAAGAACACCGACTGCGAATGGGCGACGCCAGTAACTGGACGGGGACAGAAGTTTCAGGGAACAGCATAACTGAAATGAAGTTCATTAAGGTCCAGCCTATTGACTACCTTCGCCAGCAAGATGCACGTGCCGTGACATTTATGGGTGAGAACAAACCGGGTGTCGATACAGGTGCGACCATTCAATTACAGACCACTCAAGTGAAAGGGGCTGATCGTCGCAGTTATCTGAAAGCTAACAGCGAACTGCAAGTGACTCTGCGTATGCAAGAAGCGCCTGATAGCAATATGACGTTGGGATTGCAATGTGGCTGGCCTTGTGGGAAAGCCCTTGAAGTTGCTCCTGCACTGCGTCAATTGCCGGTTGGGAAATGGGTTACTCTGAGTTTACCTTTGAGCTGCCTGCAGGATGATATGGATTTTACAAAAGTTAATACGCCATTCATTTTTGCTACCAATGGCAAGGCCCGTCTTGATTTGGCCACTGTCCGCTGGGTGCCTGCAACGTTAGTGCAACCAGGTAAGGATCTGATGCAACTTGATTGTCAGGGTCAGTTAAAAAAATAACTTCTCACTCCAAGTAATGACCCAAGGCACCTTCTGGTGCCTTGGTTTTTTGACAAAAATTTACCCGGTATTGGCTCATGGAGGGATGAGATGATGACAATTTTAATTGTGCAACGAATTCGATTGGGTTTTACATTTCTCCTGCTGTTGTTACTGCTTCTTGGTGTTATCAGTTATGTGAAAACGGTGAGCATTCATGGTCGGTTTCGGCAGGTTACAGAGGTTGCAACCCCCCTGACATTAAATGCGAGTCGTTTACGAGATGCATTGATGGCCGCCGATAGGAATACCCTGGCGTATTTAGCGAGCTGGGATTTATCTGTTTTTCCTCACTTACGGCAGAGTTTTGCGCAAGAGAAAGCGCGTTATAGTCAGTATGTCCACGATTTCACAGCATTGACTCTTGATCCTGAAAGTACAAAGCAGTTGCAGCAAGTAACTCATGATGCTCCGCAGCTTTTTGCTATTTCGGAACAATTAATGGCGCTGCACGAAGAGGAGGCGGCGTTAGCGCATAAGCTATCGCAAATGCGTAGCGACTTTTTACAACTCGACGATAACTATCGTTCGGCGGCAGATTTGTTGCTGCATTTTACGTCGAGCCAACGCTCTTTACAGAATAAAGCAGAGTTGATCACCAGCGGTATCGCTCGCGACCTGAAGATGATTCAGCGGGCTGATGCCAAAACCGATCTGCCTGCGCTGCAGTTGGTGCTGGCGAAAGATATTGAAATAGCCAACCAGCGTTTGGCAAGGATCGCGGTTCCTGATGATGTAAAAGCCCGATTTACCCGACATGTACAACGTATCCCGCTGTTGGTATTTGGAGAGCAAGGGCTTATCGAAGCGTTGTCCCGCAATCAGGTGATCAGCCAACAAATGCAGGTCTTACAAACGAAACAAGACTCGTCAGCCAAACAACTCGGATTGGCATTAGACAAACTCATATCCATCAGTAATCAGAGCATGCAAGTCGATAGGAAAAGTGCCGATGCAGCAGTTCAAGGCGCTAGTTTTTGGATTGTGGTTGTTTCGTGTTTTTCCGCAGTGGTAGCACTTGTTATTGCCTGGAGTATGGCGCGGAGTATTCAAATTCCTCTGGTACGCATGAATGAAACTCTGGCTTTGATGGCCCGCGGTGACATGACGTTACGCATTAATTACCAAGCAAAAAATGAATTGGGTGAACTCGCCAACTCGATTGACCAATTAGCTCGCAATACAAATGAGGTGCTGGTCGAAATTCAAGATGGCTCGGCAGGCCTGGTACACGAGACGCAAAATACAGCGGATATTAGTGAGTTGGTCATGGCCCGGGTTCAGGAGCAGAAAAAGCAAATAGATCAAGTCGCGGCAGCCATCTCAGAACTTGAATCAAGTGCGACAGAAGTGGCTCGCTCTAGTGAGCATGCCAGAGGTGAAGTGAATGCAGCCAATAGCGAAAGCCAGCGAGGCATGAGTATTGTTTTGGATAATCGGCATGGTATTGAGCAGTTGGCCACTGAAATTTCAGCGGCAGTGCTGATCACGCATAAATTAGCCGATTTCAGTAGCAATATTGGCAATATCTTAGATGTGATCCGTGGCATTGCGGAGCAAACAAATTTACTGGCGTTGAACGCCGCGATTGAAGCGGCCCGGGCCGGTGATGCCGGACGAGGGTTTGCCGTGGTGTCTGATGAGGTCAGAGCGTTGGCGACCCGATCACAAGGGGCTACGCAAGAGATCCAGAGCATGATCCTCAATCTGCAAAACTGCAGTAGTGAAGTGGCCGCCGTTATGGCGCGTAGTCACGAACAAACTCAGTTGAGCGTGCATCAAACAAGAGAAACCGAACGTGCGCTGGAAAATATAGCCTTGCGTATGAACGCGATTAAAGAGATTGCCGATCAGGTTGCCTATGCGGCGGGAGAGCAAATATCGGTGAGCCAAGGTGTGGCTCAGCATGTGGCCGGTATCGCGGATGTGGCTTACGAAACGGAACAAGCATCAATCGCGTCGGCAAATAGTAGTGAGGTATTGGCAGGCCTTGCCGACCGGCAGCAGGCACTCATCGCGCGTTTCAACGTTTAGGGGAAGGATATGTGGAAATTTATGAGCGCCCTACTGGTCTGGGGATGCTGCTTTGCCGCAGCGGCAGAAGAACTGGTTCTCGAAACATGGCGAGTTGATGATGAAGTGTTATGGAAAGAGCGATTTTTACCTCGATTCCAAGCCAAGTATCCCGATATCACCGTGCGTTTGCAGCCGATCCGTTCGGCTGAGTATGATCAAGGTTTGTCCAAACGCTTGGCCGATGGAAATGCCGGCGATCTCATTACATGCCGGCCTTATGACCAATCATTGCAACT
Proteins encoded:
- a CDS encoding PTS sugar transporter subunit IIB, with product MNKIMLCCSAGMSTSLLVKKMLAEAEKRQLPVEIKAFGAAEFDEQVAKYQVVLLGPQVKYMLADLQSRAKPFGVPVEPIAMPDYGMQRGDKVLDFALSLIK
- a CDS encoding PTS transporter subunit EIIC; amino-acid sequence: MSGIAFGGKAASLPTDKINDEAAMGSYWMQLMVSAIEQWMTPLARYLTKSRYLVALRDGFQLAMPFVIVGSICVPLLYPPFLPDSTNWLAIIWNHVSIDYRAVWLPPYQITMGLISLLVSFGAAASLAKSYGLPERLSGLTGSVSFMLLAGFYQNGGVDARYLGGMGLFTAIIAAIYSIEIIRFFYQRNWTIRVPDEVPKITSSGFLLIIPLFFILISLTLLNLLLQQHFGAVFPELVEKIFRPMIIASDSLPAVWLSLLVCNLLWFMGIHGALIVTGIMYPFWMSNILDNQAALAAGQVLPHIYVHAFWDFYLLIGGVGSTLPLAFMALRSRSLQLRSAGKLGLLPSLFNINEPILFGFPVIMNPLFLVPFLFAPLFNATLAWYLTDWGWLDRFVAILPWSMPSPIGAAWSANGSWRTALMSLFAFTNAWIIYYPFFKVHERLLLENKRAVMQKKGY
- a CDS encoding LacI family DNA-binding transcriptional regulator, with the protein product MTTIIDVCKLANVSKATVSRVLSGNRKVKEDTRDVVMRAVEQLNYRPNQLAQTLATKVSNTVGVVTNGLTDSQLGQMLRQLDAVLWGQGRSFILANGVEGSTSLADKLAFLASRHCDAILLLGKNYDQRWFDELDAGNLPPLLTMNLALEDVDGVQFDQALTAELACNYLYSHGHSQIAVLLESGSGGEHVLQGYRRALENRSLPFNKQLVAQHTDSTTALSMLINRYIPFTAVLVPDDHQAIEVIRTLAQYNIQVPQEVSVISLMTGIEGERYTPAITGFEVPEEKMLQSLLRLLDDAIKGGGQGGSDVTREFMGRLVIRQSVRSME
- the gspG gene encoding type II secretion system major pseudopilin GspG, with product MQYKQQRGFTLLEIMVVIVILGILASLVVPNLMGNKDQADHQKAVSDIVALENALDMYKLDNSRYPSTDQGLNALITKPDSEPAPRNYKAGGYIKRLPADPWQNEYQLLSPGEHGTIDVFSVGPDGQAGTDDDIGNWALEPHKN
- a CDS encoding endo-1,4-beta-xylanase, which gives rise to MQKFIRHLAIVAGLGLAACGGGQSDQSATTTPTIPSSPMLRDQTTIPIGVALAVGSFEQASSIRYSPQASQLRNLAAHEFSSVVAENVMKPEFIHPQEDQYNWSDADYLVKFAKDNGMRIHGHTLVWYNALPSWMSNYTGDWDAMLADHITTVVSHYSSDISSWDVVNEAFLDDGSARSSIWSTHISDYIAKAYVLAHAADPDAELYYNDYNIEAMPKKLDAVLNMVTNFRNRNIPIDGIGFQLHIDRYWPSVTDIRQAFSRCVAMGLKVRISELDIRMNPNNTAATLTPELAELQRQRYRDVITAYLETVPYDLRGGITVWGLTDATSWTPGYYHIPDWPLLFDANFQRKPAWTGMSEALIATP
- a CDS encoding glycoside hydrolase family 9 protein; amino-acid sequence: MKIYRLSTLAVAMSCFIGLYGCAPGSSSNSPAASSGVSAGPSQELLNNGKFTQGSDGWWTAGATLAVDNQMGCATFANAGANPWDVILGQSGIALVKGQTYTLHFNARAKKNVHIKALVQHDGAPYTSYIVQDIALNDSVKPFDIKFTPSASDEKTQLQFQMGTQAPTTVCVGDVSLVGPSFHKKSDLATVRVNQVGYLTKAQKRATIASDSKTPLDWHLLNAQGDILAEGKTKPFGVNEASGEFVHIADFSQDETPATGLVLEVAGQKSHPFNIGDDIYHTMKYDALSFFYQQRSGIDIESKYVQRPDLARPAGHKPEKVTCFNAQDAKGNQWPGCDFSLDVTGGWYDAGDQGKYVVNGGISVWTLMNLYEREQLAKTGDKNAFADGKVKIPEQGNQHNGLLNESRWMMDFFLAMQVPDGKKTYVPEGDQSKHLESLKLTEIDASGMVFHKVADKAWTGMPLPPHKDPQPRFLSYPSTAATLNMAATAAQSARVWKEQDPAYAERCLKAAEKAWKAANRHPNVYAYDNFVGSGPYDDTDLKDEFYWAAAELFTTTGKAEYKKAIQNSPYYLTAPKGDKAGTGDLYWQGVSSAGTITLAMVPNKLDKKDIEKARAAIIAAANGYQQGVEKEGYLIPYQAVEYPWGSNSNLMNRSIFLGLAHDFTGERKYLQAMSDAMDYVLGRNPMDQSYVSGYGFRPLKNPHHRFWAHPVDPASPLVPPGVISGGPNSINFSDPVAATIKGKCTGQTCWKDEIGAWTLNEVTVNWNAPFFWTTSVLDEGGLTH